A stretch of Cicer arietinum cultivar CDC Frontier isolate Library 1 chromosome 5, Cicar.CDCFrontier_v2.0, whole genome shotgun sequence DNA encodes these proteins:
- the LOC101491836 gene encoding uncharacterized protein: MTSVEFLGEGASLARPPAFNGAAYILDILEAVIDGPFVPTIAGTGDSSIPKPRSDLSEDDKKKDGYNVMAKNIITSALSADEFFRVSNCKTAKDMWDTLQQTHEGTTDVKRARINTLMHEYEIFNMKKDESINDIQTRFTHIVNNLNALGKVIDNEQQIIKVMRCLTRE; the protein is encoded by the exons atgacttcTGTAGAATTTCTGGGAGAAGGTGCATCATTGGCAAGACCCCCTGCATTCAATGGAGCTgcctacat tcttgatattcttgaAGCAGTAATAGATGGTCCTTTTGTACCAACCATAGCTGGCACAGGTGATTCATCAATCCCAAAACCCAGGTCAGATTTgtctgaggatgacaagaaaaaggatGGATACAATGTTATggctaaaaacattattacctcTGCTTTAAGCGCTGACGAATTCTTTAGGGTGTCTAACTGCAAAACTGCTAAGGACATGTGGGACACATTGCAACAAACGCATGAGGGAACAACAGATGTAAAAAGAGCCCGAATCAACACactaatgcatgagtatgagatattcaacatgaagaaagacGAATCTATTAATGATATACAgacaagatttactcacatagtCAATAATCTAAATGCTCTTGGTAAGGTGATTGACAATGAGCAGCAAATCATCAAGGTTATGAGGTGCTTGACCAGAGAGTGA
- the LOC140920418 gene encoding uncharacterized protein, which yields MASTEFLGEGASLTRPPAFNGSAYMYWKERMLIFLEASVLDILDALENGPYVPKLAGTDGSLIKKPRSDWSVDDKKRVGYNAKAKNIITFTLSADEFFRVSNCKTAKEMWDTLQETHEGTTDVKRAKTNTLMHEYELFNMKKDESINDLQTRFTHVINNLNALGKVIDNEQQINKVMRCLTRQWQPKVTAIAESKDLGSMTIATLFGKLREHEMELHRLNESELTDRKRKGLSLKTQAHKVKSEPETCTDDSESETDEEPEIGMLVRKFKKFLKKKGIQPKKSSNSKTKSFSKNETNDSKVITCYECGKSGHIKSEFFQLQNRNKFVKAKGKDQPSSKPKRAYIAWNDNVEESSETS from the coding sequence atggccTCTACTGAATTCTTGGGCGAAGGTGCCTCTTTAACTAGACCCCCTGCCTTTAATGGGTctgcttatatgtactggaaagaAAGAATGCTTATCTTTCTAGAGGCAAGTGTTCTTGACATATTAGATGCATTAGAAAATGGTCCTTATGTGCCTAAACTTGCTGGTACTGATGGATCATTAATCAAGAAACCTAGATCTGATTGGTCTGTTGATGATAAGAAAAGAGTTGGCTATAATGCAAaagccaaaaatataataacttttaCTTTGAGTGCTGATGAGTTTTTCAGGGTATCAAATTGCAAAACCGCcaaagaaatgtgggatacactccaagaaactcatgaaggcacaacTGATGTCAAGAGGGCCAAAACTAACACTCTGATGCATGAATATGAACTCTTCaatatgaagaaggatgagtcaatcaatgacttgcagacaCGGTTCACACATGTCATTAACAATCTGAATGCTCTAGGGAAAGTaattgacaatgagcaacaaataaacaaagtaaTGAGATGCTTGACAAGACAATGGCAACCTAAGGTCACTGCAATAgctgaatcaaaggatcttggaAGCATGACCATTGCCACCCTCTTTGGCAAGCTCAGAGAACATGAAATGGAGCTGCACCGGTTGAATGAGTCAGAGCTAACTGATCGGAAAAGGAAGGGACTATCTCTGAAAACTCAAGCTCATAAAGTAAAATCTGAACCAGAAACTTGTACTGATGATTCCGAGAGTGAAACtgatgaagaacctgaaatCGGAATGCTGGTCAGAAAgttcaagaaatttctgaagaagaaaggaaTCCAACCAAAGAAATCATCCAATTCAAAGACAAAAAGCTTCAGCaagaatgagacaaatgatagCAAGGTGATAACCTGCTATGAATGTGGAAAATCAGGCCACATTAAATCTGAATTTTTTCAactacaaaatagaaacaagttTGTGAAAGCTAAAGGCAAGGATCAACCATCTTCAAAACCTAAAAGAGcctacatagcttggaatgaCAATGTTGAAGAATCTTCTGAAACTTcataa